One segment of Panicum virgatum strain AP13 chromosome 3K, P.virgatum_v5, whole genome shotgun sequence DNA contains the following:
- the LOC120701251 gene encoding uncharacterized protein LOC120701251, with protein sequence MELEAATRRFHLWFRGLRCAALRRDLSSARWSDDPPQLEALVGRFVAHLESYCAELDPVWTLSAPWASPAERGAAYWLAGWRPTTLVHLLYTESGRRFEAQLPDLLLGVRSGNLGDLSPAQLAQVDELQRRTVAEEDALSREMAEVQEGRGVAVAPAPPGGGGGGGELELELDVRGLVRRVRSVLDRADALRLRTMKRAVEILQPAQAAELLIAAADMEIGFREFGLNYGSGRDK encoded by the exons ATGGAGCTGGAGGCGGCGACCC GGCGGTTCCACCTCTGGTTCCgcgggctgcgctgcgctgcgctgcgccGCGACCTGAGCTCGGCCCGCTGGTCAGACGACCCGCCCCAGCTGGAGGCTCTGGTGGGCCGGTTCGTGGCCCACCTGGAGTCGTACTGCGCGGAGCTGGACCCGGTGTGGACGCTGTCGGCGCCGTGGGCCAGCCCCGCGGAGCGCGGCGCCGCGTACTGGCTGGCCGGGTGGCGCCCCACCACGCTGGTCCACCTGCTCTACACCGAGTCCGGGCGCCGGTTCGAGGCGCAGCTGCCGGACCTGCTCCTGGGCGTGCGTTCGGGGAACCTGGGCGACCTCAGCCCGGCGCAGCTGGCGCAGGTGgacgagctgcagcggcgcACGGTGGCCGAGGAGGACGCGCTGTCGCGGGAGATGGCGGAGGTGcaggagggccgcggcgtggcggtggcgccggcgccgcccgggggcgggggcgggggcggcgagctggagctggagctggacgtGCGCGGGCTGGTGCGCCGGGTCAGGTCGGTGCTGGACAGGGCGGACGCGCTGCGGCTGCGCACCATGAAGCGCGCGGTGGAGAtcctgcagccggcgcaggcgGCCGAGCTGCttatcgccgccgccgacatggAGATCGGCTTCCGGGAGTTCGGGCTCAATTACGGATCGGGCCGCGACAAATAA